A single window of Nicotiana sylvestris chromosome 3, ASM39365v2, whole genome shotgun sequence DNA harbors:
- the LOC138888213 gene encoding uncharacterized protein, protein MMKSLSINVPLVETFEQMSGYTKFMKDLVTKKRSMDCETIKMTHQVSAIVHSMAPKLEYPGAFTIPYTIGSADFANALYDLGASINLMPYSVFKTLDIGQPTSTSMRLQIANRIMKRPLGIIDDVLVRVDKFFLPIDFVILDYKFDYEVSIILGRPFLATGKALIDVEAGELTFWVNDEKVFLYV, encoded by the coding sequence atgatgaaaagtTTGTCAATAAATGTGCCCTTGGTGGAAACTTTTGAGCAAATGTCGGGATACaccaagtttatgaaagacttggtaactaaaaagagatctatggattgtgagaccattaaaatgactcatcaagtgagtgctattgtacactcgatggctccaaagcttgaatATCCTGGTGCATTTACCATTCCAtataccattgggagtgcagattttGCTAATGCCTTGTatgatttgggagcaagtataaatttgatgccgtACTCTGTCTTCAAAACTTTGGATATTGGTCAACCGACATCTAcctccatgagattgcaaattgCCAATAGAATAATGAAGAGGccgcttggtattattgatgatgttcttgtccgggtggacaagttTTTTTTGCCCATTgattttgtgattttggactACAAATTCGACTATGAGGTGTCGataatattgggaagacctttccttgcaacaggGAAGGCATTgattgatgtggaagcaggggagctcACCTTCTGGGTGAATGATGAAAAAGTTTTCTTATATGTGTGA
- the LOC104236011 gene encoding FAS1 domain-containing protein SELMODRAFT_448915 has protein sequence MANNPMILFLLITIVISSVSATNTSSKTIDILQAIDEMRKANYFTFVMLINMAPPDFIQENITFLMPKDKTLSQTLISQNDVSDFLLQHSIPSPLLFEHLEHFPTGSIIPTSKPDIVLKANNSGRKSFFLNNARIVSPNICTGSGSIICHGIDQVLEPTTLSSDYHNSTLLPVPPHCPNVTIPPFVVADPPPVMSFPPPAEPVRSGSFNNPTPSWTPPMKSGAHSILQLSDAVVAGLMLLMLV, from the coding sequence ATGGCCAACAATCCTATGATCTTGTTCTTACTCATAACAATAGTGATTTCTTCAGTTTCTGCCACAAACACTAGCTCAAAAACCATAGACATTTTACAAGCCATTGATGAAATGAGAAAAGCCAATTACTTCACTTTTGTCATGCTCATTAACATGGCCCCTCCTGACTTCATTCAAGAAAACATCACTTTCTTGATGCCAAAAGACAAGACACTTTCCCAAACCTTAATCTCACAAAATGATGTTTCAGATTTCTTGCTCCAACATTCTATCCCTTCCCCTTTACTTTTCGAACACCTCGAACATTTTCCTACAGGTTCTATTATACCAACTTCCAAACCTGACATTGTACTTAAGGCGAACAATTCTGGTAGGAAAAGTTTCTTCCTCAACAATGCCAGAATAGTTAGTCCCAATATATGTACTGGATCTGGTTCTATCATTTGCCATGGCATTGATCAAGTCCTGGAACCTACCACCTTGTCATCTGATTATCATAACTCTACACTTTTACCTGTTCCGCCCCATTGTCCCAATGTCACAATCCCACCGTTTGTAGTGGCAGACCCTCCTCCTGTCATGTCATTTCCGCCACCAGCAGAGCCAGTAAGGAGTGGAAGCTTTAATAATCCGACCCCATCGTGGACCCCACCGATGAAATCTGGTGCTCATTCGATACTGCAGCTAAGCGATGCAGTGGTAGCTGGGCTGATGTTGCTGATGTTGGTGTAA
- the LOC104236018 gene encoding cellulose synthase-like protein D3 gives MASKSFKASRSSVSNSSDLPDSQHGKPPLPPHVTFQRRTSSGRYVNYSRDDLDSELSSSDYMNYMVHLPPTPDNQPMDSISQKVEEQYVSSSLFTGGFNSVTRAHLMDKVIESEANHPQMAGAKGSSCAIPGCDAKVMSDERGIDIVPCECDFKICRDCYLDAVKTGDGICPGCKEQYKVTDWDEANGNDRPLPLPAPAGMSKMERRLSIMKSTKSALIRSHTADFDHNRWLFETRGTYGYGNAIWPKEGGFANGKDDDIVEPTELMNKPWRPLTRKLKIPAAILSPYRLLIAVRFVVLGLFLTWRVQHPNNDAIWLWGMSVVCEIWFAFSWILDQLPKLCPINRATDLGVLKDKFESPSPNNPTGRSDLPGVDMFVSTADPEKEPPLVTANTILSILAADYPVEKLACYVSDDGGALLTFEAMAEAASFANLWVPFCRKHNIEPRNPDSYFSLKKDPYKNKVKQDFVKDRRRAKREYDEFKVRINGLPESIRRRSDAYHAREEIKAMKQQRQKTEDEPVENVKIPKATWMADGTHWPGTWLNSGPEHSKGDHAGIIQVMLKPPSDDPLHGNSEDGVMDLTDVDIRLPMLVYVSREKRPGYDHNKKAGAMNALVRASAIMSNGAFILNLDCDHYIYNSQAIREGMCFMMDRGGDRLCYVQFPQRFEGIDPSDRYANRNTVFFDGNMRALDGLQGPMYVGTGCLFRRVALYGFDPPRSKEHQSGCCSCCFGRRRKHVNAPEEHRALRLGDSDDEEMNLSLAPKAFGNSAVLIDSIPVAEFQGRPLADHPAVKNGRPPGALTIPREHLDASTVAEAISVISCWYEEKTEWGQRVGWIYGSVTEDVVTGYRMHNRGWKSVYCVTKRDAFRGTAPINLTDRLHQVLRWATGSVEIFFSRNNALLASSKMKFLQKIAYLNCGIYPFTSIFLIVYCFLPALSLFSGQFIVQTLNVTFLVYLLTITVTLCMLAVLEVKWSGIELEELWRNEQFWLIGGTSAHLAAVLQGLLKVVAGIEISFTLTSKSAGDDEDDEFADLYMVKWTSLMIPPITIMMVNLIAIAVGFSRTIYSVIPQWSRLLGGVFFSFWVLAHLYPFAKGLMGRRGRTPTIVFVWSGLIAITISLLWVAINPPAGTTQIGGSFQFP, from the exons ATGGCATCAAAATCATTCAAAGCTAGTAGATCATCTGTGTCAAATTCCTCGGATTTGCCTGATTCGCAGCACGGCAAACCTCCACTTCCTCCACATGTGACTTTCCAGCGGCGGACTTCCTCAGGCCGATACGTTAACTACTCAAGGGATGATCTTGATAGTGAACTTAGCAGCAGTGACTATATGAACTATATGGTACATCTCCCTCCGACTCCTGACAATCAGCCCATGGATTCTATTTCTCAGAAGGTTGAAGAGCAGTATGTATCAAGTTCATTGTTCACGGGTGGTTTTAATTCTGTTACACGAGCTCATCTCATGGACAAGGTGATTGAATCAGAGGCAAATCATCCCCAAATGGCAGGTGCAAAAGGGTCGTCATGTGCTATCCCAGGATGTGATGCTAAAGTGATGAGTGATGAAAGAGGCATTGACATCGTTCCGTGTGAATGTGATTTCAAGATATGCAGAGACTGTTACCTGGATGCTGTCAAAACTGGTGATGGTATATGTCCGGGGTGTAAGGAGCAATATAAAGTCACTGATTGGGACGAAGCGAATGGAAATGATCGGCCGCTTCCTCTGCCTGCGCCAGCTGGGATGTCAAAGATGGAGAGAAGGTTGTCAATTATGAAATCAACTAAGTCGGCATTGATTAGGAGCCATACTGCAGATTTTGATCACAACCGTTGGCTGTTTGAAACAAGGGGCACATATGGGTATGGAAATGCTATATGGCCAAAAGAAGGTGGATTTGCAAATGGAAAAGATGATGATATTGTTGAGCCTACTGAACTGATGAACAAACCATGGAGGCCACTTACGCGCAAATTGAAAATTCCTGCTGCAATCCTAAGTCCTTACAG ACTTTTGATTGCTGTTCGGTTTGTTGTACTTGGGCTTTTCTTAACATGGAGAGTGCAACATCCCAACAATGATGCAATTTGGTTGTGGGGGATGTCCGTGGTTTGTGAAATATGGTTTGCTTTCTCATGGATTCTTGACCAATTGCCCAAGCTTTGCCCTATCAACCGTGCAACTGATCTTGGTGTCTTGAAAGACAAATTTGAATCACCTAGCCCAAACAATCCTACTGGGAGATCTGATCTCCCTGGCGTTGATATGTTTGTCTCTACCGCTGATCCAGAGAAGGAACCTCCTCTTGTGACTGCGAATACTATATTGTCCATTCTAGCTGCAGATTATCCTGTGGAAAAGCTTGCTTGCTATGTTTCTGATGATGGAGGGGCTCTTTTGACTTTTGAGGCAATGGCAGAAGCTGCAAGTTTTGCTAATTTATGGGTACCATTTTGTCGTAAACATAATATTGAACCTAGAAATCCAGACAGTTACTTCAGTTTAAAGAAGGATCCATACAAAAACAAGGTAAAGCAAGACTTTGTTAAGGATCGTAGGCGGGCAAAGCGTGAGTATGATGAGTTTAAGGTCCGTATCAATGGCTTGCCAGAATCCATTCGCCGTAGGTCTGACGCTTATCATGCAAGGGAAGAGATTAAGGCCATGAAGCAACAGAGGCAGAAGACTGAGGATGAACCTGTAGAGAATGTAAAGATCCCAAAAGCTACGTGGATGGCAGATGGAACCCATTGGCCTGGGACATGGTTGAATTCTGGACCTGAGCATTCCAAGGGTGATCATGCTGGAATAATACAG GTGATGTTGAAACCTCCAAGTGATGATCCACTGCATGGTAACAGTGAGGATGGGGTTATGGACCTGACTGATGTTGATATCCGTCTTCCCATGCTTGTTTATGTTTCTCGTGAAAAGCGCCCTGGCTATGATCACAACAAGAAAGCAGGTGCTATGAACGCCCTGGTTCGAGCATCCGCGATCATGTCCAATGGTGCATTTATTCTTAACCTTGATTGTGACCATTACATTTACAACTCCCAGGCTATCAGGGAAGGTATGTGTTTCATGATGGATAGGGGAGGAGATCGTCTTTGCTATGTTCAGTTCCCACAGAGATTTGAGGGCATTGACCCGTCTGATAGGTATGCCAATCGCAATACTGTATTTTTTGATGGTAACATGAGGGCCCTTGATGGGCTACAGGGTCCAATGTATGTGGGAACTGGATGTCTCTTTCGAAGAGTAGCCCTCTATGGTTTTGACCCTCCTCGCTCCAAGGAGCATCAATCCGGTTGCTGTAGCTGCTGCTTTGGTCGCAGAAGAAAGCATGTTAATGCACCAGAAGAGCATCGGGCCTTGCGACTAGGTGATTCGGACGATGAAGAAATGAACCTCTCACTGGCTCCCAAGGCTTTTGGGAACTCAGCAGTCCTTATTGATTCAATCCCTGTGGCGGAGTTCCAAGGTCGTCCTTTGGCAGATCATCCAGCTGTGAAGAATGGACGGCCGCCTGGTGCTTTGACCATTCCTCGGGAGCATCTTGATGCATCAACTGTTGCAGAGGCCATCAGTGTCATCTCCTGCTGGTACGAGGAAAAGACAGAGTGGGGACAACGTGTCGGATGGATTTATGGTTCAGTTACTGAAGATGTTGTCACAGGATACAGGATGCACAACAGGGGTTGGAAGTCAGTTTATTGTGTTACCAAACGCGATGCATTCCGAGGGACAGCCCCTATTAATCTCACTGATAGGCTCCATCAGGTCCTTCGATGGGCTACTGGTTCAGTTGAAATCTTTTTCTCCCGAAACAATGCCCTTCTGGCCAGCTCAAAAATGAAATTCTTACAGAAAATTGCTTACCTCAATTGTGGAATCTACCCCTTCACATCAATCTTCTTAATTGTTTACTGCTTCTTACCAGCACTCTCCCTGTTCTCCGGTCAGTTCATTGTCCAAACACTAAATGTCACCTTCCTTGTGTACCTCCTGACTATTACAGTCACCCTCTGCATGCTTGCAGTGCTCGAGGTCAAGTGGTCAGGCATCGAGTTGGAAGAGTTGTGGAGAAACGAGCAGTTCTGGCTGATTGGAGGGACAAGTGCTCACTTAGCTGCTGTGCTTCAGGGGCTCCTGAAAGTTGTTGCTGGCATCGAAATTTCTTTCACCTTGACGTCAAAATCAGCTGGTGATGACGAAGATGATGAATTTGCTGATCTCTATATGGTTAAGTGGACATCCCTCATGATCCCACCCATTACAATCATGATGGTAAACTTGATAGCAATAGCAGTTGGTTTTAGCAGGACAATATATAGTGTTATACCACAGTGGAGCCGTTTACTAGGGGGTGTATTCTTCAGTTTTTGGGTTTTGGCACATCTCTATCCCTTCGCTAAAGGGCTTATGGGCAGAAGAGGCAGGACACCAACCATTGTCTTTGTATGGTCAGGACTTATTGCTATCACCATTTCCCTTCTTTGGGTGGCAATTAATCCTCCAGCAGGCACTACTCAAATTGGAGGATCATTCCAGTTCCCTTGA